A genomic stretch from Leptospira johnsonii includes:
- a CDS encoding family 2A encapsulin nanocompartment cargo protein cysteine desulfurase, translating into MSTSDFSPELPGEFSNWKDSPPVDPNLIAEWSKKFFGPLSSGSNVDELVLSSSKIPTEIPVSSQNIISQAESASGGNSWTSTSGSGYTRVPDLGLSGVGVPAFPGGLNIPGAGQGLPGQNSSFSFLDEFRSFDSKAQNLQVSDPFSFSPSLVPSIDISSGNFDLSYARKDFPILEEKVNGRNLVWLDNAATTHKPQAVIDRLSYFYKHENSNIHRGAHTLAARATDAYEAAREKVKNFLNSSSTEEIVFVRGATEAINLVAQTWGRQNIGKDDEILISWLEHHANIVPWQMLCSEKGAKLKVIPVDETGQIILSEYQRLLTPKTRLVAFTQVSNALGTVTPAQTMIELAHKQGATVLLDGAQAVSHMPVDVQALDCDFYVFSGHKVFAPTGIGVLFGKKGILDQMTPWQGGGNMIQDVTFERTVYQPAPFRFEAGTGNIADAVGLGAAIDYLNKFGMVRIAEYEHSLLEYGTKELKKIPGLKMIGTAPDKAGVLSFVLEGFKTEDVGRYLAQEGIAVRSGHHCAQPILRRFGLESTVRPSLAFYNTCEDIDALIRALYDLIGGRTSGPL; encoded by the coding sequence ATGAGTACAAGTGATTTTTCTCCGGAGCTTCCCGGAGAATTTTCGAATTGGAAGGATTCTCCTCCAGTAGATCCCAACTTGATTGCGGAATGGTCCAAGAAATTTTTCGGACCGCTTTCAAGCGGATCTAACGTGGACGAATTAGTGCTTTCTTCTTCCAAGATACCGACTGAGATACCTGTATCTAGTCAAAATATTATCTCTCAGGCAGAATCTGCTTCGGGAGGAAATTCTTGGACTTCTACTTCCGGATCTGGATACACTAGGGTTCCGGATCTGGGATTATCTGGTGTTGGAGTTCCTGCATTTCCGGGAGGTTTGAATATCCCGGGTGCTGGACAGGGATTGCCTGGCCAGAATTCCTCATTTTCTTTTTTAGATGAGTTTAGATCTTTCGATTCGAAGGCCCAGAATCTGCAAGTTTCCGACCCATTCAGTTTTAGTCCTAGTTTGGTCCCTTCCATAGATATTTCTTCCGGGAATTTTGATCTAAGTTATGCCAGGAAAGATTTTCCGATCTTAGAAGAGAAAGTAAACGGTAGGAATTTGGTTTGGTTGGACAACGCCGCAACCACTCATAAACCTCAGGCAGTAATTGATAGGCTTTCCTACTTTTACAAACATGAAAATTCCAATATTCATAGGGGAGCACATACTCTTGCTGCAAGAGCTACCGATGCGTACGAGGCTGCAAGGGAGAAGGTAAAGAATTTCTTAAATTCTTCTTCTACCGAAGAGATCGTATTTGTTAGAGGAGCTACCGAAGCGATCAATCTTGTCGCCCAAACCTGGGGAAGACAGAATATAGGAAAAGACGATGAGATACTTATCTCTTGGTTGGAACATCATGCCAATATCGTTCCTTGGCAGATGTTATGTTCCGAGAAGGGAGCCAAATTAAAAGTAATTCCTGTAGACGAAACAGGACAGATCATCTTAAGCGAGTATCAAAGATTACTCACACCTAAGACTCGTTTGGTGGCATTCACTCAGGTCTCTAATGCATTGGGAACTGTTACTCCTGCCCAAACAATGATAGAACTGGCTCATAAACAAGGAGCTACTGTACTATTGGATGGAGCCCAAGCAGTTTCTCATATGCCAGTGGATGTCCAAGCATTGGATTGTGATTTCTATGTATTCTCCGGTCATAAGGTATTTGCCCCCACTGGAATCGGGGTCCTATTCGGTAAAAAGGGAATTTTGGACCAAATGACTCCCTGGCAAGGCGGAGGGAATATGATCCAAGATGTTACTTTCGAAAGGACTGTTTATCAACCTGCTCCTTTCCGTTTCGAAGCAGGAACGGGAAATATCGCAGATGCAGTCGGTTTAGGTGCAGCCATCGATTATTTAAACAAATTCGGAATGGTCCGTATTGCAGAATATGAACATTCTCTTTTGGAATATGGGACCAAGGAATTGAAAAAAATTCCCGGTCTAAAAATGATCGGAACTGCACCTGATAAGGCCGGAGTATTATCTTTTGTATTAGAAGGTTTTAAAACAGAAGATGTCGGAAGATATTTAGCACAAGAAGGAATCGCAGTCAGATCAGGACATCATTGTGCGCAGCCTATCCTAAGAAGATTCGGATTAGAAAGTACCGTCAGACCTTCCTTAGCGTTTTATAATACTTGCGAGGATATAGACGCCCTTATCCGAGCTTTATATGACCTAATAGGCGGAAGGACTTCCGGCCCTCTATGA
- the epsC gene encoding serine O-acetyltransferase EpsC, with amino-acid sequence MGIQETNGTPQIDPTSEDNYRNFLDSIFEKQNEDPHRYGGRQVAGQFVQELFDILFAGFFSDLNFRDRTQVEDSISRFLLDAKKKLQPYLVGSNGPEINWVLSEFKKELPILYDLIWRDAIAAYKGDPAAESVKEVILAYSGFYAIAVHRVAHVLHRLRIPIFPRMLSEYAHEKTGIDIHPGAKIGKSFFMDHGTGIVIGGTSEIADNVKIYQGVTLGALSVSKDLASIKRHPTIEENTIIYAGATILGGDTVIGRNSIIGGNTWVTQSVPPYSVVYQKNEIRVRNSKELDNVIDFSI; translated from the coding sequence ATGGGAATCCAAGAAACAAACGGGACACCTCAAATCGATCCAACCTCGGAAGACAATTACCGTAATTTTCTAGATTCTATATTCGAAAAACAGAATGAAGATCCTCATCGTTACGGTGGAAGACAGGTCGCTGGACAATTTGTCCAAGAACTATTCGATATTCTTTTTGCAGGGTTTTTCTCCGATCTAAACTTTAGGGACCGAACTCAGGTAGAAGATAGTATCTCCCGTTTTCTTTTGGATGCTAAGAAGAAATTACAGCCTTACTTGGTCGGATCCAACGGCCCTGAGATCAATTGGGTGCTTTCCGAATTCAAAAAAGAATTACCTATTCTTTACGATCTGATCTGGAGAGATGCGATTGCGGCTTATAAAGGAGATCCCGCCGCGGAAAGTGTTAAAGAGGTTATACTTGCCTACTCCGGTTTTTATGCGATTGCAGTGCATAGGGTCGCTCATGTTTTACATCGCTTAAGAATTCCGATCTTTCCAAGGATGCTCAGCGAATACGCTCACGAAAAAACAGGAATAGATATACATCCCGGAGCAAAGATAGGAAAATCATTCTTTATGGATCATGGGACCGGGATCGTGATCGGGGGAACGTCTGAAATAGCGGATAACGTTAAAATTTACCAAGGTGTTACTTTAGGAGCACTCTCAGTGAGTAAGGATCTAGCCAGTATTAAAAGACATCCAACGATTGAAGAAAATACGATTATCTATGCAGGAGCTACCATACTAGGCGGGGATACTGTCATTGGAAGGAATAGCATTATCGGAGGGAACACCTGGGTCACTCAGAGTGTTCCTCCTTATTCAGTGGTGTATCAGAAAAATGAGATTCGGGTCAGAAATTCCAAAGAACTAGACAATGTGATCGATTTTTCTATCTGA
- a CDS encoding OmpP1/FadL family transporter, with the protein MKKGFARSRYSVFIIFLLFVLGSGEVLAIDGLYFNAINSRYLGLAGAGYALGGSPVDVALNPANLSLVKGKKLEFGLGASLIQNRYRDRFQDPNPELVYENDKTSNVVGPGPYVAFKLPVTENINYGVTFYVPGGASGGVDKITRNTPTGESVNQWADVNLPGPLGNSKQIKESNSNTFAVFKLVNGLSVKFGNLSLGGSVELAYGTQKLNQKYYDITGNIEIPGQGYYYESSKNAFALGGILGANYSFSDSFRIAYAYQSHVGIPLNGGYSIGTNDPNYYRKTGVSYTFDLPEKHVLGLAFGPENLKFALDFVYTNYGSYLRKANQTLEDPWLPTPIGKTGSADAHLNFRDQWAVILGVEYKASSSWILRGGYSYNSPLVKSNALGGTTGGFFSLTDIVSAGFSYLFDSWSLDLAVSYNIPRKTIEGGKGTDWDLSHAVGNVGNANLTGYSYNARAGIPSFSIGAVKSFD; encoded by the coding sequence ATGAAGAAAGGCTTTGCTCGAAGCAGATATTCGGTTTTTATAATATTCTTGTTATTCGTTTTGGGGAGCGGAGAAGTTTTGGCGATCGATGGCTTATACTTTAACGCGATCAATTCCAGATACTTAGGACTTGCTGGAGCGGGTTACGCACTCGGTGGTTCTCCTGTCGATGTTGCTTTGAACCCTGCGAACTTGTCATTGGTAAAAGGTAAAAAATTAGAATTCGGTTTGGGGGCTTCTCTTATTCAGAACAGATACAGGGACCGCTTCCAAGATCCGAATCCGGAACTGGTCTACGAGAACGATAAAACGTCTAACGTTGTGGGCCCTGGTCCTTACGTTGCTTTTAAACTTCCCGTTACAGAAAATATCAATTACGGTGTCACATTCTATGTTCCGGGAGGAGCTTCCGGAGGAGTGGACAAGATCACAAGAAATACTCCTACCGGAGAATCGGTAAACCAATGGGCGGATGTAAATTTGCCCGGGCCACTAGGAAATTCAAAACAGATCAAAGAATCCAATTCGAATACGTTTGCAGTTTTTAAATTGGTAAACGGACTCTCTGTTAAGTTTGGAAATTTATCTTTGGGTGGAAGTGTGGAACTCGCTTACGGGACTCAAAAATTAAATCAAAAATACTATGATATCACAGGGAATATAGAGATCCCCGGCCAAGGATATTATTATGAAAGTTCCAAGAATGCTTTCGCCTTGGGTGGCATTTTAGGAGCCAATTATTCTTTTTCGGATTCTTTCCGTATCGCCTATGCGTACCAATCTCATGTAGGAATTCCTCTAAACGGTGGATACTCGATCGGAACAAACGATCCGAATTATTATCGTAAGACAGGTGTTTCTTATACTTTCGATCTTCCTGAAAAACATGTTTTAGGTCTTGCTTTCGGTCCGGAGAATCTAAAATTCGCATTGGATTTCGTGTATACCAACTACGGTTCTTATTTGAGAAAGGCAAACCAAACCTTGGAAGATCCATGGCTTCCTACTCCAATCGGAAAAACAGGATCTGCGGATGCACATTTGAATTTCAGGGACCAATGGGCGGTCATTTTGGGAGTAGAGTATAAGGCTTCTTCTTCCTGGATACTAAGAGGAGGATATTCTTATAATTCTCCATTAGTAAAAAGTAATGCATTGGGTGGGACTACTGGTGGATTTTTCTCTCTTACGGATATTGTTTCCGCAGGTTTCAGTTATTTATTCGACAGTTGGAGTTTGGATCTAGCGGTCAGTTATAATATTCCTAGGAAAACGATAGAAGGCGGAAAAGGAACGGATTGGGATCTGTCACATGCTGTTGGAAACGTGGGTAACGCGAATCTAACCGGTTATTCTTATA